The Levilactobacillus namurensis genomic interval AAGACGATACCGTCAACCGGTATCGTCTATCCGAGGTGGTTCTCCTGATTGGGCTAGCTGGGTTCGAACCAGCGCATCACGGGATCAAAACCCGTTGCCTTACCACTTGGCTATAGCCCAATAAAAATGGAGGGGAGTGGATTCGAACCACCGAACCCGAAGGAGCGGATTTACAGTCCGCCGCGTTTAGCCAGACTTCGCTACCCCTCCAAAAAATGAATCGTCGTAACGAATCAACTTCACTATCATACAAAATTCTGCATAAACCGTCAAGCTTTTTCGGAAACTTTTTTAACTTAACGTCATAATTTTTAACCGGTGCCGCCATTCCGTCATGAAATCGGGGGCGTCCCACTCGTTGAGCCGCCGGTTATGGTAGCCCAGCGCCTGATTCAAGTACGTGACAGCCCCCAAGTGTTGGGGCCAAAAATGCCGGTGGAGGTGGCCAAAGAGCACGTACGGGACCTGATAGGTCGCCGCTAACTGTCCGAGTCGCGGGCTGCCCATCAAGGCGTTGGCCATGTTCCAGAACCGGTCGTCTGCGGTGTAGCGGATAAACTCCCGTCGCGGCACAAAGTGCGTCATCAAAAAGACCTGCTTGTTCGCTCGCCGAGCCTGGACTAGTTGTGCTTGAATCTGGATCAACACCCGGTCCATTCGCTCATCATCACTCATCGGCTGGGTGATCGTACTGTCGATCCAAAAGGCCCGCTTCCAGGCCAAAAAGTTGCGGCCGGACAAGTTATCCGCGTACTGATAATCGTACCAGCCGTTGTTGCCGATAATTCGCCAATTGGTTCCCGGAAGATCGTAGAATTGATGATGCAGGTACAACGGCGATAACGGCGTCTCTAAGGCCGCGTAACTCACATCGTGCAACATGTCATGGTTCC includes:
- a CDS encoding metallophosphoesterase; protein product: MARVALISDLHFDVNQVDPATVLPQQAAYLKAQNVALYLIAGDLTNHFNQSLAIVQQLQTLLAPAQVRFIAGNHDMLHDVSYAALETPLSPLYLHHQFYDLPGTNWRIIGNNGWYDYQYADNLSGRNFLAWKRAFWIDSTITQPMSDDERMDRVLIQIQAQLVQARRANKQVFLMTHFVPRREFIRYTADDRFWNMANALMGSPRLGQLAATYQVPYVLFGHLHRHFWPQHLGAVTYLNQALGYHNRRLNEWDAPDFMTEWRHRLKIMTLS